The sequence CGATCGAAATTCTCGAAGCCGAGGACAGCTGGACCAAGGTGGAAATCCGCAAGGCCTATAAAAAACTCATCAAGGTTCTGCACCCCGACATCAACGGCGGCGACCGCAGCCAGGAAGAGCAACTGCAACAGGTCGTCTGGGCCTGGGACCAGATCAAGGACAGCCGGCACTTCAAGTAACCCGCTGATCGTGCTACAAAAAACCGCCCCGTGCGCATCTGCGCCGGGGCGGTTTCGTGTTCAAGCTGCTGAATTGGCCTTCGCCGTTGCACCCATCAGGCCGGCTTGAACACAAGGCTGACACCATTCAGGCAATGCCGCTTGCCGGTGGGTTGCGGGCCATCTTCGAAGATATGGCCAAAGTGGCTCCCGCAGCGGCGGCAATGACATTCGGTGCGCGGATAAATCAGCTTGAAATCCCGCTTCGTCCCGATCGCATCCGGCAAGGATTGCCAGAAGCTCGGCCAGCCGGTCCCGCTGTCGTATTTGTGTTCACTGGAATAGACCGCCAGATCACATCCTCGGCAATGATACAGACCCTCCGAATACTGCTTGTCCAAGGGCGATGAGAACGCGGGTTCCGTCCCCTCTTCACGCATCACGCGGTATTGCGCATCGGATAGCATGGCCTTCCACTCGGCCTTGCTGCGCGTGACCTCGAAATCGCCACTGGCCGCCACGCCACGCCCGGCCAATGTCAGCGCCCCTCCGGCTCCGAGAGCAAAGGCGAAAAAATGACGACGGTTCATGGCAGACCTCCTTATCTGTTACAAGAAACCTGTGCTGTGCGGAGCCGCAACACAATGCACGGCTCCACACAATACGGTGAGCGTTACGACTGCGGCGGCAGGATCACGCGATCCACCACGTGGATCACGCCGTTCGACTGATCGACATCGGCGATCGTCACGTTGATCGTGCGGCCACGTTCGTCTTCCAGCATGATCTTGTCGCCGCTATAGGTCGCCTGCAAGGTGCAGGAGCCAAGCGTCGGGACGGGATGTACCCCACCGTCATCGTCCACCATGCCCTTGATCGCCATCGACATCGCCTCGGTGCCCACGACGTGGCACTTCAGGATGTTGGCCAGTTGCGCCTTTGCGGCCGGTTCCAGCAGGGCCTCGACGGTGCCATCCTTCAGCATACCAAAGGCATCATCGGTGGGTGCAAAGACGGTGAACGGCCCTTCCGAATTCAGAACCTCGACAAGGCCCGCCGCCTTGACGGCCGCCACCAGGGTTTCATGGTCCGCCGAGTTCACGGCGTTTTCCACGATGGTCTTGTCCGCATACATCGGCGCGCCACCCACCATGGGGTTCTCGGCGCTGGCCGGTCCGGCGGCAAGACCCAAGGCAACGGCAGTCGCGGTGAAAAATCCTGTCTTGAACATCTTTCAATCTCCTCTGTCTGTCCGGGCTGAATTGCCCGAAGCTGACGAAGGCACGCAGGCCCGCCCGACAGAGTTTCAATTCAGGAGATCACGTGTTCGTGATTTCTCCGACGGCCAACACATCGCCGGTGGGCGCGCCGGTGGGCGAGCCGCCCGGCGGTTCGTCGGAAATCGCCAGAACCCCGCCATCAAGCTGCGGGCGTAACCCCTCGGGAACGGCAAGTGCGGCCTGCGCCTCGCCCGGCAACACACCCAAGGACACGGGCGCATTCTCGCCAGCGATCAACCACAGCTCAAGCGCGCGGCCCTCACGGGCGTCGCCCTCGCGGCGATCCACGAAAAGTTCGCCAGCGTCGGCATCGTAGGATGCGGCCACCACAAGGCTACCATCCTCGGCAGACACCTCCGCCACATAAACCGGATCGGTCGGGGCTTGCGGGCCAGAGGGCACCAAATCCGCACCAAAGATCAGGCCAAGCGCCAATGCGGCCGCCGCCAATCCACCAAGGAACCCGGCGACCCATCGCATGAAACTTGTCTTGTGGCCGGTCGATCCGAATAGCTCGGATTCGATCCTCGCGTGAAGCCATGGCGGCGGGGCCACGGGTTCGATCCGGTCGGTCAACCCGGCCAGATCCTCGCACCATTCCGCGTAAAATGCCCGCAACTCCGGCTCGTTCACCAGACGCGACTCGAAGGCCGCTGCCTCATCGGCAGGCAGAAGTCCCAGGGCATACTCCCCGGCCAAAGCCTTGTCGGCGTCGCGGTCTGGCAACTCGTCGCTCATCGCGAGAGGCACTCCTTCAGTTTCAACAGGCTGCGCCGCAGCCATGTTCGCATCGTATTCAGCGGCACCTCGAAGCGCGCCGCAAGATCGGCGTAGGTCTCGCCGTCAAGATAAGCCCCGCGTACCGCTTGCGCGTGCCCCTCGTCCAATTCGTCGAAGCAGGCGTTCAGACGGTCCGCCTCGGAGGCCGCTATCGCCTGCGCTTCGGGTCCCGGTGCAGGATCGGGCCGTTCTTCGGCCTGGTCCATGCTGGCGGTGGTGGATCGCCTTTTGCGCAGGCGGTCCACCGCCGTATTCCGCGCGACGGTAATCAGCCATGTCATGGGGCTGAGCCCATTGACGCGATACTTTCCGGCATTATGCCAAATCTTGACATAGACGTCGTGAAGAACCTCTTCCGCCTCGGACCGATTATCCAAGACACGCAGGCAGATGCCGAAAAGTTTCGCAGATGTCGCAGAATATAGGGCGCCGAAAGCCCGCCTGTCGCCGGTGCTACATGCGGCCAACCATGCCTCGATTTCGTCGCGCGTTGCCATGTGGTTCAACATCCCCCTGCCGTGCCAACCTAACGTGGTTTGCCGCGAGGCCAATGCAAAACTTCCCCTTTCCCTTGCCCTTCCGCGCGATATGTTGCACGACGTAGGCGAATTGAAGAATGACCCGTGAAGCGAAGGATTGCGCCCATGGCCGACGGCAGCATCGACATGAATGCGAAACCGACCGAAGAGATCTCGGTCCGCGACGTGTTCGGCATTGATTCAGACATGGTGGTCAAAGGGTTTGCCGACCGTACCGACCGTGTCCCCGAGCTCGACAGCACCTATAAATTCGATCCCGATACCACGCTGGCCATCCTTGCAGGCTTTTCGCACAATCGCCGCGTGATGATTCAAGGCTATCACGGCACCGGTAAATCGACTCATATCGAACAGGTGGCCAGCCGCCTCAACTGGCCCTGCGTGCGCGTCAACCTTGATAGCCACATCAGCCGGATCGACCTCATTGGCAAGGACGCCATCAAACTGCGCGACGGCGTGCAGGTGACGGAATTCCACGAAGGCATCCTGCCCTGGGCGCTGCGCAACCCCACGGCCATCGTCTTTGACGAATACGACGCGGGCCGCGCCGACGTGATGTTCGTGATCCAGCGGGTGCTGGAAGCCGACGGCAAGCTGACGCTGCTGGACCAGAACGAGGTGATCACGCCGAACCCCTATTTCCGCCTTTTCGCCACGGCCAATACCGTGGGCCTGGGCGACACCACGGGCCTTTACCACGGCACCCAGCAGATCAACCAGGGCCAGATGGACCGCTGGAGCCTTGTCGCCACGCTGAACTACCTCAGCCACGATGCCGAAACCAATATCGTGCTGGCCAAGAACCCGGTCTACAACACCGCCGAAGGCCGCAAGATCGTCAGCCAGATGGTCACCGTGGCCGACCTTTCGCGCACCGCCTTCATGAACGGCGAGTTGTCGACGGTGATGAGCCCCCGGACGGTGATCGCATGGGCGCAGAACGCCACCATCTTCCGCGACGTGGGCTATGCCTTCCGGCTGTCGTTCCTCAACAAATGCGACGAACTTGAACGCCAGACCGTGGCCGAGTTCTATCAGCGCTGCTTTGACGAGGAACTGCCGGAAAGTGCTGCCAGCATGAGCTTGGGGTGACGGCGGGTGACCTTGCGGCCTGCGCCATCGGCGCAGACTGGGGGAGCGCGCTTGCGCGCGCCATGAGGGGCTTTGCCCCTTCGTTGAAAATGAGATTTTCAACATACCCCAGGATATTTGGAAAAAGAAGAAGGGAGAGGCCCGCTTGAGGGTCTGAAACAGGAGGCTGGCGATGGTTCAGAACAGCGACAATCCCGCAGATCCCTTCAAGAAGGCGCTGGCCGAGGCCACCAAGGTCATGGCCGATGACCCCGATCTGTCGGTGAGTTACTCGGTCGATCCGGCGGGCCTGTCGGGCGAGTCCATGCGCCTGCCGCAGGTCAGCCGCCGGATGACCCGCGAGGAAGTCTTGCAGGCGCGCGGCACCGCCGATGCGCTGGCCCTCAAGCACAAGTATCACGATGGCGGGTTGCATGCGCGGTATGCGCCTGCGGGCGAAATGGCGCGTGATTTGTACGAGGCGATGGAAACTGCCCGTTGCGAGGCCATCGGCGCGCGCGAGATGCCCGGCACGGCGGGTAATATCGACGCCAAGATCGGCGCCGAGGCACAGCGCATGGGCTATGACCAGATCAGTGACCGGGCCGATGCGCCCTTGGCGACCGCCGCCGGGTATCTGGTGCGGCATCTGGCGACGGGGCGGGAACTTCCCCAAGGCGCACAGAACGTGATGGAGTTGTGGCGCGATTATATCGAGGCCGAGGCCGGTGGCACGCTGGAAGGCCTGGAAGACACGCTTGCCGATCAGGCCGCCTTTGCCCGCTTTGCCCGCAAGATGATCGAGGATCTGGGGTATGGCGATCAACTGGGCGATGACCCGGACGCGCCCGAGGATGACGCCGAGGACGAGGCCGAGGAAAGCCAGGAGGACGAGGAACAGCCCGACAGCAGCGGCGAGGACGACAGCGACGACTCAGAGAGTGACGCCGAGGCCGAACGCAGCCAGGAGGAACAGCAGGACGCCAGTCAGGCCCAAGTCCAGATGGACGAGATGGCCGACGAGGAGATGGGCGAGGAAACCGAACTGCCCGAGGGCGAGGCCCCGATGGAGCCCCCCGCGCCGCAGCCCATTTCCGAAGCCGACCCGGATTACGAGGTTTATTCCACCGATTTCGACGAGGAAATCCGTGCCGAAGATCTGGCCGAGCCGGTCGAACTGGAACGCCTGCGCGCCTATCTGGACCAACAGCTCGATCCGCTGAAAGGCGCCGTCAGCCGCTTGGCGAACAAGCTGCAACGCCGCCTTCAGGCACAGCAGAACCGCTCGTGGGAGTTCGACAAGGAAGAAGGTGTACTCGATGCAGGCCGCCTCGCCCGCGTCGTGGCCAACCCCACCACGCCGCTGAGCTTCAAGGTGGAAAAGGATACCGAGTTCCGCGATACCGTGGTGACGCTTCTGCTGGACAATTCCGGCTCCATGCGCGGGCGGCCCATTTCCATCGCCGCGATCTGTGCCGATGTTCTGGCACGCACGCTGGAACGGTGCAACGTCAAGGTCGAGGTGCTGGGCTTCACCACGCGCGCGTGGAAAGGCGGGCAAAGCCGCGAGGCATGGTTGAACGAAGGCCGCCCGCAACTGCCCGGGCGCCTCAATGACCTGCGTCACATCATCTATAAATCCGCCGATGCGCCGATGCGGCGCACCCGTGACAACCTCGGACTGATGATGAAGGAAGGGTTGCTCAAGGAGAACATCGACGGCGAGGCGCTGGAATGGGCGCACAAGCGCCTGGTCAACCGCCACGAGGCGCGCAAGATCCTGATGGTGATCTCGGACGGCGCCCCGGTGGATGACAGCACCCTGTCGGTGAACCCGGCCAATTACCTTGAGAAACACCTGCGCGACGTGATCGACATGGTCGAGCGCCGCAAACAGGTGGAGCTTCTGGCCATCGGCATCGGCCATGACGTCACCCGCTATTACGACCGCGCGGTGACGATCACCGATGTCGATCAATTAGCCGGCGCCATGACCGAGCAACTGGCGGCACTGTTTGACAGCGATCCAAGGGCGCGGGCGCGCGTGATGGGGATCAGGAAGGTGAGCTAACCCGCCGGTTTGCGCCATCGCTCACCGCGTTACGACCGCCTTGGTTTTGCGTTGCCAGCCTTGTCGATCTTCTTGGCCGCCGCGCGCGCCCGGTTTTTCTTGCTGTTGGGCTTGCCCTTGGGGGGCGGCGGCCCTTTGCGCTTGCCCTCTTGCCCCGCAGGCTTGCCCGAGGGCTTCCTCTGCCCCGGTTTCGCACCATCGCCCTGTCTGCGCTCAGCGCCCTTTGCCCCATGCCGCTTTTTGCCAAACTCCGCATGGACCGCCGGGTCGCGCTCCTCTGTCTTGCGCTCCCGCTTGGGGGCAGCGTCATTTGACTTGCCATGCCGTGGCTTTCGGCGTGGCTCCGGCGTATCACCGTCCTTGGGCTTTCGCTCATATTTGGCGGGCGCGGGTCTGGCCTTGGGCGCTGGCCCGGATTTACCGGGCCGGTGGCTAGGCAGATCGGGCGCTTTGTCGAGGCGTCGAAGCTGCTTCTTGCCTTCGATCACCATGCCCTCGCCGATCGCCGCCAAGAATCCCGGAACACTCGCCTCGCGAATTTCGATATAGGACAGATCATCGGCGATACGGATGGCGCCGATGTCATCCTTTGACAGCCCGCCCGCCTTGCAGATCATCGGCAACAGGTGACGCGGTGAGGCCGCCTGATTGCGCCCCTCCGACAGCGAGAACCAGACGCTGGGGCCAAAATCCGCGCGGGGCTTTTTCTGCTCGGCTTTACCGGCAGCGACGGCGCCCAACTCTTCCGGGGCGGAATGGCGCAGCTTGTACTGCCGCAGATAGGCCGCCGCGATTTGCTCGGGCGTGAAGTTTTCAACCAGTTGATCGACCGCAGCGCGCTCACCTTGGGTGATCTCGGCCTGCCAATCGTCGCTGTTCAACATACGCTGCTGATCACGTGCCTCGATGTCTTCTGCCGAGGGCGCAAGCCCCCACTCCGCCGTCAGCTTGGCAAATTTCAAGATCCGCTCGGCCTTCTTGCGCGCCGACGGTACGACCACCAAGGCGCTCACCCCTTTTCGCCCTGCCCGGCCGGTCCGGCCCGAACGGTGCAAAAGCGTCTCGTGGCTGCTTGGCAATTCGGCATGGACCACCAGTTCCAGCTTGGGCAGGTCGATGCCACGGGCGGCCACATCGGTGGCCACGCAAACCCGCGCGCGCCCGTCCCGCATAGCCTGTAGCGCATTGGAGCGTTCGCCTTGCGTCAACTCCCCCGACAAGGCCACAACCGAAAACCCCCGGTTCGAAAGCCGCGTTGTCAACCGCGCCACCATGGCCCGGGTATTGCAGAACACGATGGCATTGGGCGCCTCGTAGTACCGCAAGACATTGATAACGGCCTTCTCACTGTCATGCGGCGCCACGGTCAGGGCGCGATATTCAATATCGGCATGTTGCGTCTGCTCGCCCACGGTCGAAATCCGCTCGGCCTCACGCTGGTAGCTTTGGGCCAGCTTGGCGATGGCATTCGGCACCGTGGCGGAAAACAACAGCGTTTGACGCGTGGGCGGGGTCTCATCCAGGATAAACTCCAGATCCTCGCGAAACCCGAGGTCCAACATCTCGTCGGCCTCATCCAGAACCACCGCCCGCACCTCGGTCAGGTCGATGGACCCACGCATGATGTGAT comes from Roseovarius bejariae and encodes:
- the msrB gene encoding peptide-methionine (R)-S-oxide reductase MsrB translates to MNRRHFFAFALGAGGALTLAGRGVAASGDFEVTRSKAEWKAMLSDAQYRVMREEGTEPAFSSPLDKQYSEGLYHCRGCDLAVYSSEHKYDSGTGWPSFWQSLPDAIGTKRDFKLIYPRTECHCRRCGSHFGHIFEDGPQPTGKRHCLNGVSLVFKPA
- a CDS encoding fasciclin domain-containing protein — encoded protein: MFKTGFFTATAVALGLAAGPASAENPMVGGAPMYADKTIVENAVNSADHETLVAAVKAAGLVEVLNSEGPFTVFAPTDDAFGMLKDGTVEALLEPAAKAQLANILKCHVVGTEAMSMAIKGMVDDDGGVHPVPTLGSCTLQATYSGDKIMLEDERGRTINVTIADVDQSNGVIHVVDRVILPPQS
- a CDS encoding anti-sigma factor, encoding MSDELPDRDADKALAGEYALGLLPADEAAAFESRLVNEPELRAFYAEWCEDLAGLTDRIEPVAPPPWLHARIESELFGSTGHKTSFMRWVAGFLGGLAAAALALGLIFGADLVPSGPQAPTDPVYVAEVSAEDGSLVVAASYDADAGELFVDRREGDAREGRALELWLIAGENAPVSLGVLPGEAQAALAVPEGLRPQLDGGVLAISDEPPGGSPTGAPTGDVLAVGEITNT
- a CDS encoding sigma-70 family RNA polymerase sigma factor yields the protein MATRDEIEAWLAACSTGDRRAFGALYSATSAKLFGICLRVLDNRSEAEEVLHDVYVKIWHNAGKYRVNGLSPMTWLITVARNTAVDRLRKRRSTTASMDQAEERPDPAPGPEAQAIAASEADRLNACFDELDEGHAQAVRGAYLDGETYADLAARFEVPLNTMRTWLRRSLLKLKECLSR
- the cobS gene encoding cobaltochelatase subunit CobS, translating into MADGSIDMNAKPTEEISVRDVFGIDSDMVVKGFADRTDRVPELDSTYKFDPDTTLAILAGFSHNRRVMIQGYHGTGKSTHIEQVASRLNWPCVRVNLDSHISRIDLIGKDAIKLRDGVQVTEFHEGILPWALRNPTAIVFDEYDAGRADVMFVIQRVLEADGKLTLLDQNEVITPNPYFRLFATANTVGLGDTTGLYHGTQQINQGQMDRWSLVATLNYLSHDAETNIVLAKNPVYNTAEGRKIVSQMVTVADLSRTAFMNGELSTVMSPRTVIAWAQNATIFRDVGYAFRLSFLNKCDELERQTVAEFYQRCFDEELPESAASMSLG
- the cobT gene encoding cobaltochelatase subunit CobT, which codes for MVQNSDNPADPFKKALAEATKVMADDPDLSVSYSVDPAGLSGESMRLPQVSRRMTREEVLQARGTADALALKHKYHDGGLHARYAPAGEMARDLYEAMETARCEAIGAREMPGTAGNIDAKIGAEAQRMGYDQISDRADAPLATAAGYLVRHLATGRELPQGAQNVMELWRDYIEAEAGGTLEGLEDTLADQAAFARFARKMIEDLGYGDQLGDDPDAPEDDAEDEAEESQEDEEQPDSSGEDDSDDSESDAEAERSQEEQQDASQAQVQMDEMADEEMGEETELPEGEAPMEPPAPQPISEADPDYEVYSTDFDEEIRAEDLAEPVELERLRAYLDQQLDPLKGAVSRLANKLQRRLQAQQNRSWEFDKEEGVLDAGRLARVVANPTTPLSFKVEKDTEFRDTVVTLLLDNSGSMRGRPISIAAICADVLARTLERCNVKVEVLGFTTRAWKGGQSREAWLNEGRPQLPGRLNDLRHIIYKSADAPMRRTRDNLGLMMKEGLLKENIDGEALEWAHKRLVNRHEARKILMVISDGAPVDDSTLSVNPANYLEKHLRDVIDMVERRKQVELLAIGIGHDVTRYYDRAVTITDVDQLAGAMTEQLAALFDSDPRARARVMGIRKVS
- a CDS encoding DEAD/DEAH box helicase encodes the protein MKNTIAEALAGKGYDVLTPVQQAVTQPDLDGRDLLVSAQTGSGKTIAFGLAIAPTVLGEGETFGPAAAPLGLVIAPTRELAMQVKRELGWLYGKAGAVLASCVGGMNIRDERQALARGAHIVVATPGRLRDHIMRGSIDLTEVRAVVLDEADEMLDLGFREDLEFILDETPPTRQTLLFSATVPNAIAKLAQSYQREAERISTVGEQTQHADIEYRALTVAPHDSEKAVINVLRYYEAPNAIVFCNTRAMVARLTTRLSNRGFSVVALSGELTQGERSNALQAMRDGRARVCVATDVAARGIDLPKLELVVHAELPSSHETLLHRSGRTGRAGRKGVSALVVVPSARKKAERILKFAKLTAEWGLAPSAEDIEARDQQRMLNSDDWQAEITQGERAAVDQLVENFTPEQIAAAYLRQYKLRHSAPEELGAVAAGKAEQKKPRADFGPSVWFSLSEGRNQAASPRHLLPMICKAGGLSKDDIGAIRIADDLSYIEIREASVPGFLAAIGEGMVIEGKKQLRRLDKAPDLPSHRPGKSGPAPKARPAPAKYERKPKDGDTPEPRRKPRHGKSNDAAPKRERKTEERDPAVHAEFGKKRHGAKGAERRQGDGAKPGQRKPSGKPAGQEGKRKGPPPPKGKPNSKKNRARAAAKKIDKAGNAKPRRS